A DNA window from Arachis hypogaea cultivar Tifrunner chromosome 18, arahy.Tifrunner.gnm2.J5K5, whole genome shotgun sequence contains the following coding sequences:
- the LOC112771118 gene encoding E3 ubiquitin-protein ligase DA2L isoform X1 has product MGNKLGRRRQVVDEKFTRPQGLYNHKDVDHKKLRKLILESKLAPCYPGDEETALDREECPICFLYYPSLNRSRCCTKSICTECFLQMKVPNSTRPTQCPFCKTANYAVEYRGVKSKEEKGLEQIEEQRVIEAKIRMRQQELQDEEERLHKRLETGSANVNVAVADVEYSTNAAAASSVSVVEHEEIVSSQDSCATSMFRPPPPTVRTNRDDEFDVDLEDIMVMEAIWLSIQEKGKQRNLSFPDVTSGQYVADPHYALPVMDLQTGSSSSPSGGLACAIAALAERQQVTGDSSTISTSENTSFNTQGSRRYYNRIGRDMVSYTPTDNLNEVPTNDTVMTRGHGEWDIVHGQEVAQTSTSYASSAAAEDGDEISLPQSGDIDGGLQSTTNPIVPESFEEQMMLAMAVSLAEAQAMSSGHGASWQ; this is encoded by the exons ATGGGTAATAAACTTGGGAGGAGGAGGCAAGTGGTAGACGAAAAATTCACAAGGCCACAAGGGCTGTATAATCATAAAGATGTTGATCATAAAAAGCTGAGGAAGCTTATACTCGAATCGAAGCTTGCTCCTTGCTATCCTGGAGATGAAGAAACTGCGTTGGATCGGGAAGAATGCCCAATTTGCTTTCTG TATTATCCAAGTCTAAACAGATCAAGATGTTGCACAAAAAGTATTTGTACAG AGTGTTTTTTGCAGATGAAAGTTCCGAATTCAACTCGGCCTACCCA ATGTCCCTTTTGCAAAACAGCAAATTATGCTGTGGAGTATCGTGGCGttaaatcaaaggaagaaaaGGGGTTGGAGCAGATT GAAGAGCAACGCGTAATAGAAGCCAAAATTAGGATGCGACAGCAAGAACTTCAGGATGAAGAGGAAAGATTGCATAAAAGACTAGAAACAGGATCTGCCAATGTGAATGTGGCAGTTGCAGATGTTGAATACAGCACAAATGCAG CAGCTGCATCTTCAGTTTCTGTTGTTGAACATGAGGAAATTGTTTCATCTCAAGACTCCTGTGCCACCTCTATGTTTAGACCACCGCCTCCAACTGTGAGGACCAATAG agatgatgaatttgatgttgatcTTGAAGACATAATGGTCATGGAAGCAATCTGGCTTTCTATTCAG GAGAAAGGCAAGCAGAGAAATCTATCTTTCCCCGATGTTACTTCTGGACAATACGTAGCTGATCCTCACTATGCTTTACCTGTCATGGATCTACAGACTGGATCATCCTCATCCCCGTCTGGTGGTCTTGCTTGTGCCATTGCAGCTCTTGCTGAGCGTCAACAAGTAACTGGAGATTCATCTACAATCTCCACCAGTGAAAACACATCATTTAACACACAAGGTTCCAGAAGGTATTATAACAGGATTGGTAGAGATATGGTTAGTTATACACCTACAGACAACCTCAATGAGGTGCCGACAAATGATACTGTCATGACTAGGGGTCATGGTGAATGGGACATAGTTCATGGACAGGAGGTGGCTCAAACGTCAACTAGCTATGCCAGCTCTGCTGCAGCTGAAGATGGTGATGAGATATCGTTGCCACAATCTGGGGACATTGATGGAGGCCTTCAAAGTACTACAAACCCCATCGTTCCCGAGAGTTTTGAGGAGCAGATGATGCTAGCTATGGCTGTCTCTTTAGCTGAAGCTCAAGCAATGTCAAGTGGACATGGTGCTTCATGGCAGTAG
- the LOC112771118 gene encoding E3 ubiquitin-protein ligase DA2L isoform X2, which produces MGNKLGRRRQVVDEKFTRPQGLYNHKDVDHKKLRKLILESKLAPCYPGDEETALDREECPICFLYYPSLNRSRCCTKSICTECFLQMKVPNSTRPTQCPFCKTANYAVEYRGVKSKEEKGLEQIEEQRVIEAKIRMRQQELQDEEERLHKRLETGSANVNVAVADVEYSTNAAASSVSVVEHEEIVSSQDSCATSMFRPPPPTVRTNRDDEFDVDLEDIMVMEAIWLSIQEKGKQRNLSFPDVTSGQYVADPHYALPVMDLQTGSSSSPSGGLACAIAALAERQQVTGDSSTISTSENTSFNTQGSRRYYNRIGRDMVSYTPTDNLNEVPTNDTVMTRGHGEWDIVHGQEVAQTSTSYASSAAAEDGDEISLPQSGDIDGGLQSTTNPIVPESFEEQMMLAMAVSLAEAQAMSSGHGASWQ; this is translated from the exons ATGGGTAATAAACTTGGGAGGAGGAGGCAAGTGGTAGACGAAAAATTCACAAGGCCACAAGGGCTGTATAATCATAAAGATGTTGATCATAAAAAGCTGAGGAAGCTTATACTCGAATCGAAGCTTGCTCCTTGCTATCCTGGAGATGAAGAAACTGCGTTGGATCGGGAAGAATGCCCAATTTGCTTTCTG TATTATCCAAGTCTAAACAGATCAAGATGTTGCACAAAAAGTATTTGTACAG AGTGTTTTTTGCAGATGAAAGTTCCGAATTCAACTCGGCCTACCCA ATGTCCCTTTTGCAAAACAGCAAATTATGCTGTGGAGTATCGTGGCGttaaatcaaaggaagaaaaGGGGTTGGAGCAGATT GAAGAGCAACGCGTAATAGAAGCCAAAATTAGGATGCGACAGCAAGAACTTCAGGATGAAGAGGAAAGATTGCATAAAAGACTAGAAACAGGATCTGCCAATGTGAATGTGGCAGTTGCAGATGTTGAATACAGCACAAATGCAG CTGCATCTTCAGTTTCTGTTGTTGAACATGAGGAAATTGTTTCATCTCAAGACTCCTGTGCCACCTCTATGTTTAGACCACCGCCTCCAACTGTGAGGACCAATAG agatgatgaatttgatgttgatcTTGAAGACATAATGGTCATGGAAGCAATCTGGCTTTCTATTCAG GAGAAAGGCAAGCAGAGAAATCTATCTTTCCCCGATGTTACTTCTGGACAATACGTAGCTGATCCTCACTATGCTTTACCTGTCATGGATCTACAGACTGGATCATCCTCATCCCCGTCTGGTGGTCTTGCTTGTGCCATTGCAGCTCTTGCTGAGCGTCAACAAGTAACTGGAGATTCATCTACAATCTCCACCAGTGAAAACACATCATTTAACACACAAGGTTCCAGAAGGTATTATAACAGGATTGGTAGAGATATGGTTAGTTATACACCTACAGACAACCTCAATGAGGTGCCGACAAATGATACTGTCATGACTAGGGGTCATGGTGAATGGGACATAGTTCATGGACAGGAGGTGGCTCAAACGTCAACTAGCTATGCCAGCTCTGCTGCAGCTGAAGATGGTGATGAGATATCGTTGCCACAATCTGGGGACATTGATGGAGGCCTTCAAAGTACTACAAACCCCATCGTTCCCGAGAGTTTTGAGGAGCAGATGATGCTAGCTATGGCTGTCTCTTTAGCTGAAGCTCAAGCAATGTCAAGTGGACATGGTGCTTCATGGCAGTAG